One window from the genome of Alkalihalobacillus sp. LMS6 encodes:
- a CDS encoding SH3 domain-containing protein: protein MFIIKKKILITSGSASALTLIATALPLQTTLANSYNVVENHYPISFSDAVDRQMSLSAPPQTDKNGRWQNASRNDVAYYMNPSNFSQGTSSYLQFLDLTSSAGLSAQAINSQLLSNKGILSGHGQTFINASKLHGVNEIYLISHALLETGNGGSQLARGVQYNGRTVYNMYGIGAFDGNAVQAGARYAYNQGWFTPEDAIIGGSRFVSNNYFGRGQTTLYKMRWNPSTPGTHQYATDVGWAVKQTHQMANLYGMVDNYNLQFSLPVYNNQPGGNQPSDNELEPLPPNTYGTTTARLNVRTGPGTSHSIVTTLNKDQKIDLIAKSGQWYKIKAGNVEGYVSEQFLSIGKDSEDQIDEIDEDVIAEGKTTARLNLRSQPNTSSSIRTTLSKGQTVQIVKQEGNWYFVRVGFQTGWVSSEFVSTSNENVGDSNPSLGSATTTARLNLRSGAGTSHRVLTTLPVGQKLELLQKQGNWYQVKAGNQTGWVSSEFVSTSGENVGDGNPSLGSATTTARLNLRSGAGTSHRVLTTLPVGQKLELLQKQGNWYQVKAGNQTGWVSSEFVSTSNENVGDSNPSLGSATTTARLNLRSGAGTSHRVLTTLPVGQKLELLQKQGNWYQVKAGNQTGWVSSEFVSTSGENVDNSNPSLGSATTTARLNLRSGAGTSHRVLTTLPVGQKLELLQKQGNWYQVKAGNQTGWVSSEFVQTSGGNNVDNSNPSLGSATTTARLNLRSGAGTSHRVLTTLPVGQKLELLQKQGNWYQVKAGNQTGWVSSEFVQTSSGNNVDNSNPSLGSATTTARLNLRSGAGTSHRVLTTLPVGQKLELLQKQGNWYQVKAGNQTGWVSSEFVQTSSGNNVDNSNPSLGSATTTARLNLRSGAGTSHRVLTTLPVGQKLELLQKQGNWYQVKAGNQTGWVSADFLSMDKVSPSQETTLSKAGETTARVNLRSGAGTSHRVLTTLNKGQAVEILKTESGWHQVKVGSQTGWVFAQYVTERKAAPSIQAMSRSLMGPMFIQEQPIIDDQDISSDEVVGDEGNTDSPVEASPSDDQEDSSDEVAEDEVSSDSPVESTPSDDQDSSDVVAEDEVSSNSPVEASPSDDQDSSDVVAEDEVSSDSPVEASPSDDQEDSSDVVAEDEVAEDEVSSDSPVEASPSDDLDSSDEVVEDERNTDSSVAETNASEGTLIEPESERKNIVSQTTLYLEADIESNAVLQLSEGQEVEILEKKSGFIKVKVNNQEGWIVKNSVNI, encoded by the coding sequence GTGTTTATCATAAAGAAGAAGATTTTAATCACAAGTGGCTCAGCCTCCGCACTAACGCTCATCGCAACGGCTCTGCCTCTTCAAACAACGTTGGCCAACTCTTACAACGTTGTCGAGAATCACTACCCTATTTCATTCAGTGACGCAGTCGATCGGCAAATGAGCCTTTCTGCTCCCCCCCAAACGGACAAAAATGGGCGTTGGCAAAATGCATCTCGAAATGATGTTGCGTACTACATGAATCCAAGCAATTTCAGTCAAGGAACATCCTCTTATCTACAATTCCTTGATTTGACCTCTAGTGCTGGTTTAAGTGCACAAGCAATCAATTCACAACTTTTGTCCAATAAAGGTATCTTGTCTGGCCATGGGCAAACTTTTATAAATGCGAGTAAGTTGCATGGCGTGAATGAAATTTACCTAATCTCCCATGCCCTTTTGGAAACAGGAAATGGCGGCTCTCAATTAGCGCGAGGCGTCCAGTATAACGGAAGAACCGTTTACAATATGTACGGAATCGGTGCCTTTGATGGCAATGCTGTTCAAGCTGGCGCTCGTTATGCTTATAACCAAGGTTGGTTTACGCCTGAAGATGCCATTATTGGTGGTTCTCGCTTTGTATCTAATAATTATTTCGGTCGCGGTCAAACCACATTATACAAAATGCGTTGGAACCCCTCTACTCCAGGGACGCACCAGTACGCTACCGATGTAGGCTGGGCGGTTAAACAAACCCATCAAATGGCGAATCTATATGGGATGGTTGACAATTATAATTTACAGTTTTCATTACCTGTCTATAATAACCAACCCGGTGGCAACCAACCAAGCGACAATGAATTAGAACCATTACCACCAAATACATACGGAACGACAACCGCTCGTTTAAATGTACGAACAGGTCCTGGAACAAGTCATTCCATTGTTACAACGTTAAATAAAGACCAAAAAATTGATCTTATCGCAAAGTCTGGTCAATGGTACAAAATTAAAGCTGGCAATGTGGAAGGCTATGTATCCGAACAATTTTTATCAATCGGAAAAGACAGCGAAGACCAAATTGACGAAATTGATGAAGACGTTATCGCAGAAGGAAAAACAACTGCTCGCTTGAATCTTCGTAGCCAGCCAAATACATCTAGTTCGATTCGAACAACCTTGTCAAAAGGACAAACCGTACAAATTGTTAAACAAGAAGGAAACTGGTACTTTGTGCGTGTTGGCTTTCAAACAGGGTGGGTTTCTTCCGAGTTCGTTTCAACTTCAAATGAAAACGTTGGGGACAGCAACCCTTCTCTTGGGTCCGCTACAACGACAGCTCGCTTAAATCTTCGCTCTGGTGCGGGCACGTCTCATCGTGTTTTAACGACGCTACCTGTTGGGCAGAAACTCGAGCTTCTCCAGAAACAAGGCAACTGGTATCAAGTCAAGGCTGGCAATCAAACGGGTTGGGTTTCTTCTGAGTTTGTTTCAACTTCAGGTGAAAACGTTGGGGACGGCAACCCTTCTCTTGGGTCCGCTACTACGACAGCTCGCTTAAACCTTCGTTCTGGCGCAGGCACGTCTCATCGTGTGCTAACGACGCTACCTGTTGGACAGAAGCTTGAGCTTCTTCAGAAACAAGGCAACTGGTATCAAGTGAAGGCTGGCAATCAAACGGGCTGGGTTTCTTCTGAGTTCGTTTCGACTTCAAACGAAAACGTTGGGGACAGCAACCCTTCTCTTGGTTCTGCAACGACGACGGCTCGCTTAAATCTTCGCTCTGGCGCAGGCACGTCTCATCGTGTTTTAACAACGTTACCTGTTGGACAGAAACTTGAGCTTCTTCAGAAACAAGGCAACTGGTATCAAGTCAAAGCTGGCAACCAAACAGGCTGGGTTTCTTCTGAATTCGTTTCAACTTCAGGTGAAAACGTCGATAACAGCAACCCTTCTCTTGGGTCCGCTACAACGACAGCTCGCTTAAATCTTCGTTCTGGTGCGGGCACATCGCATCGTGTTTTAACAACGCTACCTGTTGGGCAGAAACTCGAGCTTCTTCAGAAACAAGGCAACTGGTATCAAGTGAAAGCTGGCAATCAAACGGGTTGGGTTTCTTCTGAATTCGTTCAAACGAGTGGCGGAAACAATGTCGATAACAGCAACCCTTCTCTTGGTTCTGCAACGACGACGGCTCGCTTAAATCTTCGCTCTGGTGCGGGCACATCGCATCGTGTTTTAACGACGCTACCTGTTGGGCAGAAACTTGAGCTTCTTCAGAAACAAGGCAACTGGTACCAAGTCAAAGCTGGCAACCAAACAGGCTGGGTCTCTTCTGAATTTGTTCAAACGAGCAGCGGAAACAACGTCGATAACAGCAACCCTTCTCTTGGTTCTGCAACAACGACAGCTCGCTTAAACCTTCGCTCTGGTGCGGGCACATCTCATCGTGTTTTAACAACGTTACCTGTTGGACAGAAACTTGAGCTTCTTCAGAAACAAGGCAATTGGTATCAGGTCAAAGCTGGCAACCAAACAGGCTGGGTCTCTTCTGAATTTGTTCAAACGAGCAGCGGAAACAATGTCGATAACAGCAATCCTTCTCTTGGATCAGCTACAACGACAGCTCGCTTAAATCTTCGCTCTGGCGCAGGCACGTCTCATCGTGTGCTAACGACGCTACCCGTTGGACAGAAACTTGAGCTTCTTCAGAAACAAGGCAATTGGTATCAGGTCAAAGCTGGCAACCAAACAGGCTGGGTCTCTGCTGATTTTCTCTCAATGGATAAAGTGTCTCCGTCCCAAGAGACTACTTTATCCAAAGCTGGTGAAACAACGGCTCGCGTTAACCTTCGTTCTGGCGCCGGCACGTCTCATCGTGTGCTAACGACGTTAAATAAAGGACAAGCGGTTGAAATTTTGAAGACAGAGAGTGGATGGCATCAAGTTAAAGTCGGTTCGCAAACAGGTTGGGTTTTTGCGCAATATGTTACGGAAAGAAAAGCAGCACCTAGCATACAAGCAATGTCTCGCTCACTAATGGGACCAATGTTTATTCAAGAACAACCTATCATTGACGACCAAGATATTTCTTCCGATGAAGTTGTTGGAGATGAGGGAAATACCGATTCTCCTGTTGAGGCTTCTCCTTCTGACGATCAAGAAGATTCTTCCGATGAAGTTGCTGAGGATGAAGTGAGCTCCGATTCTCCTGTTGAGTCTACTCCTTCTGACGACCAAGATTCTTCTGATGTAGTTGCTGAGGATGAAGTGAGCTCCAATTCTCCTGTTGAGGCTTCTCCTTCTGACGACCAAGATTCTTCTGATGTAGTTGCTGAGGATGAAGTGAGCTCCGATTCTCCTGTTGAGGCTTCTCCTTCTGACGATCAAGAAGATTCTTCTGATGTAGTTGCTGAGGATGAAGTTGCTGAGGATGAAGTGAGCTCCGATTCTCCTGTTGAGGCTTCTCCTTCTGACGACCTAGACTCTTCCGATGAAGTTGTTGAGGATGAGAGAAATACCGATTCTTCTGTTGCTGAAACTAACGCTTCTGAGGGAACATTGATTGAACCTGAATCTGAACGTAAAAATATTGTTAGCCAAACTACCCTATATCTAGAAGCTGATATCGAAAGTAATGCCGTGCTTCAGTTATCAGAGGGACAAGAGGTTGAAATTCTTGAAAAGAAATCTGGATTTATTAAAGTTAAAGTTAACAATCAAGAAGGTTGGATCGTTAAAAATTCAGTAAACATCTAA
- a CDS encoding glycosyltransferase, translating into MNLINRSKRKNDIVFLTDSFRLDRGGLTKAILARANILSSEYEKINFLTVSFQRNLQKVVEDAKSTNQVSNNIKVYNIFEDLYFSEISQSTHSDSIAEESLLEEKGYEIIASQKSKFKSYRYFKNGIYKKYKRYHLDGYLEYVDYFDDAKNKIRHDEFNTDNKLVLSRSYDAFENPKVERFFNSEGVCVLSIWINDDGDLGRCFTFTDNKSYNSFKDLQIAWFENKLKELNLKNVTITVDQRHLDPIVINLNSNFFEAKKIAITHNIHLEKPFDNPKNITKSYKRFYENLDKFDELVFLTQKQRDDVYSLYGSISKYNVIPHSVPYNHKAKENNHDQLLAITIARLVPQKRVDQAIRAFRFVVDKIPAAKYEIYGVGVEEKKLKTLVEELKLTNNVIFKGYTKNAMEQYSKASLSILTSDYEGFGLVLTESLSVGTPVVAFDIKYGPSDIIRDGIDGYLIEKNDLAAMAEKIINIMNDENHRMFLSENAIKVNDRFSVERFKDNWLSIL; encoded by the coding sequence TTGAATTTAATAAACAGAAGTAAAAGGAAAAATGATATTGTTTTCCTAACAGATTCTTTTCGATTGGATCGTGGGGGGTTAACAAAAGCAATATTAGCTAGGGCGAATATTCTATCATCTGAATATGAGAAAATTAATTTTTTGACGGTTAGTTTTCAAAGAAATCTACAAAAAGTAGTTGAAGATGCTAAAAGTACTAATCAAGTTTCTAATAATATTAAAGTATATAATATTTTTGAAGACTTATATTTTTCTGAGATTTCTCAGTCAACTCATTCAGATTCAATAGCGGAGGAATCTTTACTAGAAGAAAAAGGGTACGAAATTATAGCTTCTCAAAAGTCAAAATTTAAATCTTATCGATACTTTAAAAATGGTATTTATAAAAAATATAAAAGATACCATTTAGACGGTTATTTGGAATATGTAGACTATTTTGATGACGCTAAAAATAAAATTAGACATGATGAATTCAACACTGATAATAAGCTTGTATTATCTAGAAGTTACGATGCATTTGAAAATCCGAAAGTGGAACGTTTTTTTAATTCGGAAGGAGTTTGTGTATTAAGTATTTGGATAAATGATGATGGAGATTTAGGTAGATGTTTTACGTTCACTGATAACAAAAGCTATAATTCTTTTAAAGATTTACAAATAGCATGGTTTGAAAATAAATTAAAGGAATTGAACTTGAAGAATGTTACTATAACGGTTGATCAAAGGCATTTAGATCCGATAGTAATTAATTTAAACAGTAATTTTTTTGAAGCAAAAAAAATTGCAATAACGCACAATATCCATTTAGAAAAACCGTTTGATAACCCCAAAAATATAACCAAATCTTACAAGAGATTTTATGAAAACTTAGATAAATTCGACGAATTAGTTTTCCTTACTCAAAAGCAAAGAGATGACGTCTATTCGTTGTATGGTAGCATCTCAAAATATAATGTTATACCTCACTCTGTACCATATAATCACAAAGCAAAGGAAAATAATCATGATCAATTGCTTGCAATAACAATTGCAAGACTGGTTCCCCAGAAGAGAGTTGATCAAGCTATTAGAGCTTTCAGATTTGTAGTAGATAAAATTCCAGCTGCTAAATATGAAATATACGGTGTTGGTGTTGAGGAGAAAAAATTAAAAACTCTTGTTGAAGAACTTAAATTAACTAACAATGTTATTTTTAAGGGTTATACTAAAAACGCTATGGAGCAATATAGTAAGGCTTCATTATCGATACTAACCTCAGATTATGAAGGGTTTGGATTAGTTTTAACAGAGAGTCTGTCTGTAGGCACGCCTGTTGTCGCATTTGATATTAAATACGGTCCGTCAGATATTATTAGAGATGGTATAGATGGATATTTAATAGAAAAAAATGATCTTGCAGCGATGGCAGAAAAGATCATTAATATTATGAATGATGAAAACCACCGCATGTTTTTATCTGAGAATGCAATCAAAGTAAATGATCGATTTAGTGTAGAAAGATTTAAAGATAATTGGCTAAGTATATTGTAA
- a CDS encoding CDP-glycerol glycerophosphotransferase family protein, with product MARYNLKNVMWNELGLKFEIDNNSFDDNERLQFYAVQNDTHEIKLSAIKNEDSIFISIEQLALLEIGDWQILAKETNKYEFVQLHLLGPAAPKKMSFLKPAIHIADDRVVIPNLTKKNKLNLKVSTPISIQEQIYPTFETKIFVEGIFHTEISTLLLLTSQSLKLFKENVQYELVIYNNNGNIVQEPLYLSKEKKGFLISNHKLKSLKGLHNFYVRFFNKNIIERYEPLYQNSSVQESKYGQTYNFNINQSLILSMNYGFGIENLPVIKGHLSFLNYIWKDDNSALLFAIENEDSFIDYKFYIKRRGTEERFYIDTSIVKNERGSFLSIDISCFNEEFVQNTRWDLFAENHTQKYVERNRVGLYSLGCISDKDKFIGYHEINFKQSVIPYVTKSNEISFHFTTKNSFMKNKFPIQVAMKKLDMTEKKLNITIDVWSIEGDNLKVKGLDLTLRSDYEKTFRIENEEERYDRKIKADFQLDLLNLPLEQFYWDFYVIVEIDNQEVSIRLANDSFLIKKKLKHLMFKYTIQDKNGYLIYPYVTINGGVSLTYRLKGNFEERSNKLVEYLAYLVYSTFYQFKKKENIWLIHEKFSETAQDNSFYFFKYCYENQKDKPIYYVIKKGTADEANLTPYLDRVVYFMSYKHLLLLLRSTLIVSSEAKGHGYAWRVSHGIIREHLNQKKYVFLQHGVLGLKKVDSTFNYNTANTAELFVVSSEFEKEIVKEHFGYKEEHMAVTGLSRWDVLEDHSEKLTQKEIFLMPTWRNWLEEVTESEFVKSDYYKAYDNLLNSDKLLHLLNTNNIRLNFYVHPKFMPYVKSFVTDNNNIRILAFGEEKVNTLLMKASLLITDYSSVAWEMYYQKKPVVFFQFDLDKYEYHQGAYMDLQKDLFGDACYNVESLVNSLSYYIETGFEEKKEYVNMRNFYFKYTDHQNSSRIFNEINKKSKVINRSKTFSERVKNNDLLIAIWRRYKNVPIVNKAGKIVKSRLK from the coding sequence TTGGCTCGCTATAATTTAAAGAATGTAATGTGGAATGAGTTAGGGTTGAAATTTGAAATCGATAATAACTCATTTGATGATAATGAAAGATTGCAATTTTATGCTGTGCAAAACGATACCCATGAAATTAAATTATCAGCAATAAAGAATGAAGATAGTATTTTTATTTCCATAGAACAATTGGCTTTACTTGAAATTGGGGATTGGCAAATACTTGCTAAAGAAACGAATAAATATGAATTTGTTCAATTACACTTATTAGGGCCCGCAGCACCGAAAAAAATGAGCTTTTTGAAACCAGCTATCCACATAGCAGATGATCGTGTGGTTATTCCAAACCTCACCAAAAAGAATAAATTGAATTTAAAAGTCTCAACCCCTATAAGTATACAAGAACAAATTTATCCTACTTTTGAAACGAAAATTTTCGTTGAAGGAATCTTTCATACTGAAATTTCCACTCTGCTTCTTTTAACTTCTCAAAGCTTAAAATTATTCAAAGAGAATGTTCAATATGAATTAGTGATTTACAATAACAATGGCAACATTGTACAAGAGCCTTTGTATTTATCAAAAGAAAAAAAAGGTTTTTTAATATCAAATCACAAGTTAAAATCACTAAAAGGACTTCATAACTTTTATGTTCGATTTTTTAATAAAAACATTATTGAGAGGTACGAACCACTTTATCAAAACAGCTCTGTTCAAGAGTCAAAGTATGGACAAACATACAACTTCAATATAAATCAGAGTTTAATTTTGAGTATGAATTATGGATTTGGAATAGAAAACTTACCTGTTATAAAAGGGCATTTATCATTTCTTAACTATATATGGAAAGATGATAACAGTGCTTTGCTATTTGCCATTGAGAATGAAGATTCTTTTATTGACTATAAGTTTTATATTAAACGAAGAGGCACCGAAGAGCGGTTTTATATTGATACAAGTATAGTTAAAAACGAGCGTGGGAGTTTCTTGTCAATTGATATAAGCTGCTTTAATGAAGAGTTTGTTCAAAACACTCGTTGGGACTTATTCGCTGAAAATCATACTCAGAAATACGTCGAAAGAAATAGAGTTGGTTTATACAGTTTAGGGTGTATAAGTGATAAGGACAAATTCATTGGTTATCATGAGATTAATTTTAAGCAATCAGTTATCCCTTATGTAACCAAAAGTAATGAAATAAGTTTTCATTTCACTACGAAAAATTCCTTTATGAAAAATAAATTTCCAATTCAAGTTGCAATGAAAAAACTTGATATGACGGAAAAAAAATTAAATATAACAATCGATGTTTGGAGTATTGAAGGTGATAATTTAAAGGTTAAAGGTTTAGATTTAACATTACGTTCAGATTATGAAAAAACCTTCAGAATTGAGAATGAAGAAGAAAGATATGATAGAAAAATTAAAGCAGATTTTCAATTAGACCTTTTAAATTTACCATTAGAACAGTTTTATTGGGATTTTTATGTAATTGTTGAAATTGATAATCAAGAAGTTAGTATTAGGCTAGCTAATGATAGTTTTTTGATTAAGAAGAAGTTAAAGCACTTAATGTTTAAATATACGATACAAGATAAAAATGGATATTTAATCTATCCTTATGTAACAATTAATGGCGGGGTGAGTTTAACTTATCGCTTAAAAGGTAATTTTGAGGAAAGATCTAATAAACTTGTTGAATACCTAGCTTATTTAGTTTACTCTACCTTCTATCAATTTAAAAAGAAAGAAAACATATGGCTAATCCATGAGAAATTCAGTGAAACGGCTCAAGATAATAGCTTTTATTTCTTTAAATATTGCTATGAAAATCAGAAGGATAAGCCGATATACTATGTTATTAAAAAAGGTACAGCTGATGAGGCGAATTTAACACCCTATTTAGATAGAGTGGTGTATTTCATGTCTTACAAACATTTATTACTACTACTACGTAGTACGTTAATTGTATCATCTGAGGCAAAAGGACATGGTTATGCATGGAGGGTGTCTCATGGCATCATTAGAGAGCACTTAAACCAAAAGAAATATGTTTTTTTACAGCATGGAGTACTAGGATTAAAGAAAGTCGATTCAACCTTTAATTACAATACTGCTAATACAGCCGAATTGTTTGTTGTATCCTCTGAGTTTGAAAAGGAAATAGTTAAGGAACATTTTGGGTACAAGGAAGAACATATGGCGGTCACAGGATTATCTCGTTGGGATGTACTTGAGGATCATTCAGAGAAGTTAACTCAAAAAGAAATCTTCTTAATGCCCACATGGAGAAACTGGCTTGAGGAAGTTACTGAAAGTGAGTTTGTTAAATCGGATTACTATAAAGCCTATGATAATTTGCTAAACTCGGATAAACTTCTTCATCTTTTAAATACTAATAACATTCGTTTGAATTTTTATGTTCATCCCAAGTTTATGCCTTATGTTAAGAGCTTTGTAACTGACAATAATAATATAAGAATTCTGGCTTTCGGCGAAGAAAAAGTTAACACACTTCTTATGAAGGCTAGCTTATTAATAACTGACTATTCGAGTGTCGCTTGGGAAATGTACTATCAAAAGAAACCTGTGGTATTCTTTCAATTTGATTTAGATAAGTATGAATATCATCAAGGTGCTTATATGGATTTACAAAAGGATTTATTTGGAGACGCTTGTTATAATGTGGAAAGTTTAGTCAATTCATTATCCTATTATATAGAAACAGGATTTGAAGAGAAAAAAGAGTATGTTAACATGAGGAATTTTTATTTTAAGTATACAGATCATCAAAATAGCAGTCGGATATTTAATGAAATAAATAAAAAATCAAAAGTAATTAACAGAAGTAAGACTTTTTCCGAAAGAGTAAAAAATAATGATCTACTAATAGCTATTTGGCGAAGGTATAAAAACGTTCCTATTGTTAATAAAGCTGGAAAAATTGTTAAGTCAAGGCTTAAATAA
- the tagD gene encoding glycerol-3-phosphate cytidylyltransferase: protein MKKVITYGTFDLLHWGHIELLKRAKSLGDYLIVGLSTDEFNSRKHKEAYHSFENRKKILEAIRYVDQVIPEINWEQKLKDVEENNIDIFVMGDDWEGEFDYLERSCEVIYLPRTVGISTTKIKTEVKDQ from the coding sequence ATGAAAAAAGTAATAACCTATGGGACGTTTGATTTACTCCATTGGGGACATATAGAGTTATTAAAAAGAGCAAAATCTTTAGGGGATTATTTAATTGTAGGCCTTTCAACAGATGAATTTAATAGTCGTAAACATAAAGAGGCATATCATAGCTTTGAGAATAGGAAAAAAATCTTGGAAGCTATTAGATATGTTGATCAAGTTATTCCAGAAATAAACTGGGAACAAAAATTAAAAGATGTTGAAGAAAATAATATTGATATTTTTGTCATGGGAGATGATTGGGAAGGGGAGTTCGATTACTTGGAAAGAAGTTGTGAGGTAATATACCTTCCAAGAACAGTTGGAATCTCAACAACAAAGATAAAAACAGAAGTGAAAGATCAGTAA
- a CDS encoding CDP-alcohol phosphatidyltransferase family protein, with protein MMRHKQIASTWFDTKRITALRERSQSYSAKEDLWSWYVLRRLSIFVTILFIKLKLTPNAISWLSAIFVVSSGAWLIQATPVAFLMAFLFYNIGYLLDCVDGEVARLTENTSKKGYFIDLLIQGATLPIFVSMILVIFILNDQLELTGLSGITMYLAISGVIMSLFVPLAYQLTEKNQKVVRDPMNEIRTKSAVFEITGVLLGLPGFFLFIASLSILNILMFIPVSIIKFYIMFFVLSLIGKTILRLYVTNKKLS; from the coding sequence ATGATGAGACACAAACAAATTGCATCAACATGGTTTGATACGAAAAGAATAACAGCGCTTAGGGAACGTTCTCAATCGTATAGCGCAAAAGAAGATTTATGGTCTTGGTATGTGTTAAGAAGGTTATCAATCTTTGTGACCATCCTTTTTATAAAACTAAAATTAACGCCAAATGCAATAAGTTGGCTTAGTGCCATATTTGTTGTTTCATCCGGAGCATGGCTTATTCAAGCAACACCGGTAGCCTTTCTTATGGCTTTTCTATTCTACAATATTGGATACCTATTGGATTGTGTTGATGGAGAAGTAGCACGTCTTACCGAAAACACTTCAAAAAAGGGGTACTTCATTGATCTATTAATTCAAGGAGCCACGTTACCTATTTTTGTCTCAATGATATTAGTTATATTTATTCTTAACGATCAATTAGAATTAACGGGATTATCTGGTATTACAATGTACTTAGCAATCTCTGGGGTTATAATGAGTTTGTTTGTACCCTTGGCTTATCAACTAACCGAGAAGAACCAAAAAGTAGTAAGAGATCCTATGAATGAAATTAGAACTAAGTCAGCAGTCTTCGAAATAACAGGAGTATTACTTGGATTACCTGGATTCTTTTTATTTATCGCTTCTTTGTCTATACTGAACATATTAATGTTCATACCTGTTTCCATTATTAAATTTTATATAATGTTTTTTGTGTTATCGTTAATTGGGAAAACTATTTTACGGTTATATGTAACAAACAAAAAACTTTCATAA
- a CDS encoding CDP-glycerol glycerophosphotransferase family protein: MLKKLKRLNVVRRLTKLFFQASAKLPVKQKQVMFESYSGKQYSCNPRAIYEYLKEEKSSYNLIWSVNKNFVKEFEERNIPYIKRLSLRWFFELARSRYWVTNSRMPNWIQKPGHTTYMQTWHGTPLKKLAADMDEVRMPGTDKDRYVENFHQEAKNWDYLISPNPYSTEIFKRAFAFEKTILETGYPRNDRLINGNNEANIEALKKKLNIPLEKKVVLYAPTWRDHHNAGPGSYHFDLQLDLKRCQEQLGDDYVILIRLHSFITTPPNLSGYEGLVIDVTHSIDINELYLIADILITDYSSVFFDFAILRRPMIFFAYDLEEYRDDIRGFYFSLEDHAPGPIVKTSDECIEAIIRASKEIIDGKNETFYQLYCPLDDGQATRRVVERVFKAGE, encoded by the coding sequence ATGTTAAAAAAGCTAAAGCGGTTGAATGTAGTTAGACGACTAACCAAACTTTTTTTTCAAGCATCTGCAAAGTTGCCAGTAAAACAAAAGCAAGTGATGTTTGAAAGCTATTCCGGAAAACAATACAGCTGTAACCCAAGAGCAATCTATGAATACCTCAAAGAAGAGAAGAGTAGCTACAATCTTATATGGAGCGTAAATAAAAACTTTGTTAAAGAGTTTGAAGAGAGAAACATTCCATATATTAAGAGACTAAGTTTAAGGTGGTTTTTTGAACTAGCTCGGTCTCGTTATTGGGTAACAAATAGTCGTATGCCAAACTGGATTCAAAAACCAGGTCACACGACTTATATGCAAACGTGGCACGGTACTCCTTTGAAAAAGCTGGCTGCAGACATGGACGAAGTTCGAATGCCTGGCACGGATAAGGATCGATATGTTGAAAATTTCCATCAGGAAGCAAAAAATTGGGATTATTTAATTTCACCCAATCCCTATTCAACCGAAATTTTCAAACGAGCATTTGCATTTGAAAAGACGATATTAGAAACAGGTTACCCTAGAAATGATCGACTCATTAATGGAAACAACGAAGCAAACATTGAAGCTTTGAAAAAGAAGCTAAACATCCCACTTGAGAAGAAAGTAGTCTTATATGCGCCAACGTGGCGAGATCACCACAATGCTGGACCTGGTTCATACCACTTTGATCTACAACTTGATTTAAAGCGTTGTCAAGAACAACTTGGTGACGATTACGTTATTTTAATACGCTTACACTCTTTCATTACAACCCCACCTAACTTGAGTGGATATGAAGGATTGGTGATTGATGTAACACATAGTATAGATATCAATGAGCTATATCTTATTGCTGACATTTTAATAACGGATTATTCATCTGTCTTTTTTGATTTTGCAATCTTACGTAGACCAATGATATTCTTTGCTTATGATCTTGAAGAATATCGAGACGACATTAGAGGATTTTACTTCTCATTAGAAGACCATGCACCAGGGCCAATTGTGAAAACAAGCGATGAGTGTATTGAAGCCATAATTCGCGCTTCTAAAGAAATAATTGATGGGAAAAACGAAACGTTTTATCAGTTATACTGTCCATTAGACGACGGTCAGGCGACAAGGCGAGTGGTGGAACGTGTCTTTAAGGCAGGAGAATAG